A stretch of Bradyrhizobium sp. CCBAU 53338 DNA encodes these proteins:
- a CDS encoding xanthine dehydrogenase family protein subunit M yields the protein MSVGVMTANPTVEPTPEFRAGGTDFSERRRSGVSQGTLIDISATGYKAIAWDADGAARIGALTTIATIATDARIAAAYPGIAASAQGLATPQVRHVATLGGNLAQRSRCWYFRRADIDCLKKSGSTCPARSGNHLYGVVFDLGPCVAPHPSTMAAALLAYDATITTDRRGLTIAGLLGDGSVSHADHTLEAGEMIRSIDLPAPLEGERACYKRAISRSYAEWPLVELCARVVIADGKFQLVRLAAGGVAPVPLRLTAAEVVLSGKTANTASIAETAKAATSGAKPLPMTAYKLDLLQGLVRDVLEQLLD from the coding sequence ATGAGTGTCGGCGTCATGACCGCCAACCCGACTGTCGAGCCCACGCCTGAATTCCGCGCCGGAGGCACCGACTTCAGCGAACGCCGCCGCAGCGGCGTGTCGCAGGGAACGCTGATCGACATCTCGGCCACCGGCTACAAGGCGATCGCCTGGGACGCCGATGGAGCAGCCCGGATCGGCGCGCTCACCACCATCGCCACGATCGCGACGGACGCGCGCATCGCAGCTGCCTATCCCGGCATTGCGGCGAGTGCGCAAGGCCTCGCCACGCCGCAGGTGCGCCATGTTGCAACGCTCGGCGGCAATCTCGCGCAGCGTTCGCGCTGCTGGTATTTCCGCCGGGCCGACATCGATTGCCTGAAGAAAAGCGGCAGCACCTGCCCTGCCCGATCTGGCAATCACCTCTACGGCGTTGTCTTCGATCTCGGGCCTTGCGTCGCGCCGCATCCCTCGACCATGGCAGCGGCTCTGCTCGCCTATGATGCGACCATCACCACGGATCGGCGCGGATTGACGATCGCCGGCCTGCTCGGCGATGGCTCGGTCTCGCACGCCGATCATACACTGGAAGCAGGCGAGATGATCAGGAGCATTGACCTTCCTGCTCCGCTTGAAGGCGAGCGTGCTTGCTACAAGCGCGCGATCAGCCGGAGCTATGCGGAATGGCCGCTGGTGGAGCTCTGCGCCCGCGTCGTGATCGCCGACGGCAAGTTCCAGCTCGTGCGTCTCGCTGCCGGCGGCGTCGCGCCCGTGCCGCTTCGCCTCACCGCGGCGGAAGTCGTACTCAGTGGCAAGACTGCCAACACGGCATCGATCGCAGAAACGGCGAAAGCGGCGACCTCGGGCGCCAAGCCGTTGCCGATGACGGCCTACAAGCTCGATCTTCTGCAAGGGCTGGTGCGCGACGTGCTGGAGCAGCTTTTGGACTAG
- a CDS encoding Hsp20 family protein produces MSRVPTLSSPFLLGFDEIERVLDRVVKGADGYPPYNIERCGQADGQPERLRITLAVAGFTRDQLDVTIEENQLVIRGRQQDDKTRQYIHRGIAARHFQRTFVLAEGMLVLGADLKNGLLSIDLARPEPERIVKTIAINEHE; encoded by the coding sequence ATGTCTCGTGTTCCCACGCTTTCCAGTCCGTTCCTTCTGGGCTTCGACGAAATCGAGCGCGTGCTCGATCGCGTCGTCAAGGGCGCCGACGGCTATCCTCCCTACAATATCGAGAGGTGCGGCCAGGCGGACGGCCAGCCCGAGCGCCTGCGCATCACGCTGGCGGTCGCCGGCTTCACCCGCGACCAACTCGATGTAACCATTGAGGAAAACCAGCTCGTCATTCGCGGGCGTCAGCAGGACGACAAGACCCGGCAATACATCCATCGCGGCATCGCCGCGCGCCACTTCCAGCGCACTTTCGTGCTGGCGGAGGGGATGCTGGTGCTGGGTGCGGATCTGAAGAACGGGTTGTTGTCGATCGACCTGGCCCGGCCAGAACCGGAGAGGATCGTTAAGACAATCGCTATCAATGAGCACGAATAA
- a CDS encoding DUF1150 domain-containing protein yields the protein MSEGHVVFEHEARNASPETLANLGEGHIAYVKQIRSEDVPGLFPEAPKIAPGLKLFALHAADGTPIMLTDSREAAVANAWSNELQAVSVH from the coding sequence ATGAGTGAAGGTCACGTTGTATTCGAACACGAAGCCAGGAACGCCTCGCCCGAGACGCTGGCGAACCTCGGCGAAGGCCACATCGCCTATGTGAAGCAGATCCGCTCCGAGGATGTGCCCGGCCTGTTCCCCGAAGCCCCGAAGATCGCGCCCGGCCTCAAGCTGTTCGCGCTCCACGCCGCCGACGGCACGCCGATCATGCTGACCGACAGCCGCGAAGCCGCAGTCGCCAACGCCTGGAGCAACGAGCTGCAAGCGGTGAGCGTGCACTGA
- a CDS encoding molybdopterin-dependent oxidoreductase, with protein sequence MTTTTVNGRPFALPDDPDARLIDVIRDGGLTGTKLVCGSGVCGACTVLLDGTPVVSCLLPAQAAAGKSLTTIEGIGSTGLHPVQKAFMAHDALQCGFCTPGFVVEATAFHDGWRASKGVATPSREEIAAALSGHLCRCGAYEGIFRAVAEACSGRFDGNDPIAPRLEARDKVTGLARYTVDIHHDGQLEGVILRAHVAHARITGLDLAPARAIAGVAAVVPLLDDDNMIRFVGAPIAAVAAKDRRTALKAIAAITFRPEPLSAVIGLDAARRDDAPVVFEKKDRKRAGNVSEGAGGAPVSWKGNVRGPSAPFSQKAKQARSWLDEARAQRNPLLVEETFRVSTQQHASLEPHAAVARFDGDQLTVHISTQAIHESMEKIAKRYGLPHDKVRVIADHVGGGFGSKGSVGLETIAAIELARAAKAPVRVAFDREEELSVTGYRPAAELKLSLLPSPEGRLKALSLTAHADTGAAVNSLIAGLARLIYPAEAKELVDFDVLSNLPPGAPFRGPGGPPMSFALEQAVDEAALRMRVDPIQLRKLWDPDPNRQRLYDWAAGLDVWKSRKPAASQEGRYRRGVGVATGYWLYLWQTGSSVELAVEGGRIVASCAVQDIGTGTRSVIANTVAKAFDLEPQDVEVRIGRSNLPPGPGSGGSRVTASVVPPTLLAIDKLKAEIKRTASRTPAPGSNAPWREMIAASPNIAVSAKRQEDGRPPPGVRPALHEAGIMGRVFGWVLRLMNHMVVGAGVPSSVQVMEVEVDTWLGHVRVLNAYTGLAIGKLAAPTLARSQAAGAVIQGIGYALYETREIDPSSGHILSGSMEDYRIPGIADMPKLDVHFDEAGFEHVPGGSVGIGEVATVPTSPAIANAIRDAIGVRLTEIPFRPDRLVAALKGRDAA encoded by the coding sequence ATGACCACCACGACCGTCAATGGAAGGCCTTTTGCGCTACCCGACGATCCGGATGCGCGCTTGATCGACGTCATCCGCGATGGCGGCCTCACCGGCACCAAGCTCGTCTGCGGCTCCGGCGTCTGCGGCGCCTGCACCGTGCTGCTCGACGGCACGCCCGTCGTGAGCTGCCTGCTGCCGGCGCAGGCGGCCGCCGGCAAATCGCTGACGACCATCGAGGGCATAGGAAGCACCGGATTGCATCCGGTGCAGAAGGCGTTCATGGCGCACGACGCCCTGCAATGCGGCTTCTGCACGCCCGGCTTTGTCGTCGAAGCCACCGCCTTCCATGACGGCTGGCGCGCGAGCAAGGGCGTGGCGACACCCTCGCGCGAGGAGATCGCCGCCGCGCTGTCGGGGCATCTCTGCCGCTGCGGCGCCTATGAAGGCATTTTTCGCGCTGTGGCGGAGGCTTGTTCAGGCCGCTTCGACGGCAACGATCCCATCGCGCCGCGGCTGGAAGCCCGCGACAAGGTGACGGGGCTGGCCCGCTACACCGTCGACATCCACCATGACGGCCAGCTCGAAGGCGTCATCCTGCGCGCGCACGTCGCGCATGCGAGGATCACCGGGCTTGATCTGGCGCCGGCGCGCGCCATTGCCGGTGTTGCCGCGGTGGTTCCGCTGCTCGACGATGACAACATGATCCGCTTCGTCGGCGCGCCGATTGCAGCCGTCGCGGCCAAGGATCGCCGCACGGCACTGAAGGCCATCGCCGCGATCACCTTCAGGCCCGAGCCTTTATCCGCGGTGATCGGGCTCGATGCAGCGCGACGCGACGATGCGCCCGTCGTGTTCGAAAAGAAGGACCGCAAGCGTGCCGGCAACGTGTCCGAGGGCGCCGGCGGCGCTCCGGTGTCGTGGAAGGGCAATGTGCGCGGGCCTTCGGCGCCGTTCTCGCAGAAAGCCAAGCAGGCCAGGAGCTGGCTTGACGAGGCGCGGGCGCAACGCAATCCGCTGCTGGTCGAGGAAACCTTCCGCGTCTCGACGCAACAGCACGCAAGCCTCGAACCACATGCCGCCGTGGCCAGGTTCGATGGCGATCAGCTCACCGTGCACATCTCGACCCAGGCCATTCACGAGAGCATGGAGAAGATCGCCAAGCGTTATGGCCTTCCGCACGACAAGGTGCGTGTGATCGCCGATCATGTCGGCGGCGGGTTCGGCTCCAAGGGCAGCGTCGGGCTGGAGACCATCGCCGCGATCGAGCTTGCGCGCGCCGCGAAGGCGCCGGTGCGTGTCGCCTTCGATCGGGAGGAGGAGCTTTCCGTCACCGGCTATCGTCCGGCCGCCGAGCTGAAGCTGTCCCTGCTGCCTTCGCCGGAGGGCCGCCTCAAGGCGCTGTCGCTCACCGCGCATGCCGACACCGGCGCCGCCGTGAATTCGCTGATCGCCGGCCTGGCGCGGCTGATCTATCCGGCCGAAGCAAAAGAGCTCGTCGACTTCGACGTGCTCAGCAATTTGCCGCCCGGCGCACCGTTCCGAGGACCCGGCGGTCCGCCGATGTCGTTTGCGCTGGAGCAGGCGGTCGACGAAGCGGCGCTGCGCATGAGGGTCGATCCGATTCAGCTGCGCAAGCTCTGGGACCCGGATCCCAACCGCCAGCGATTGTACGACTGGGCCGCCGGCCTCGACGTCTGGAAGAGCCGCAAGCCGGCCGCCTCGCAAGAAGGCCGCTACCGGCGCGGCGTCGGCGTCGCCACCGGCTACTGGCTCTATCTCTGGCAGACCGGCTCCTCGGTCGAACTCGCGGTCGAGGGCGGCCGCATCGTCGCAAGCTGCGCGGTACAGGATATCGGCACGGGCACGCGCAGCGTGATCGCGAACACCGTCGCGAAGGCGTTCGATCTCGAGCCGCAGGATGTGGAAGTTCGTATCGGCCGCTCCAACCTGCCGCCCGGACCGGGCTCCGGCGGCAGTCGCGTGACCGCTTCGGTGGTGCCGCCGACCTTGCTCGCCATCGACAAGCTGAAAGCGGAAATCAAGCGCACCGCGTCTCGCACACCTGCTCCGGGCTCGAACGCGCCGTGGCGCGAGATGATCGCGGCTTCTCCCAACATTGCCGTGTCGGCAAAACGCCAGGAGGACGGCAGGCCGCCGCCCGGCGTCAGGCCCGCGCTGCACGAGGCGGGCATCATGGGCCGGGTGTTCGGTTGGGTGCTGCGCCTGATGAACCACATGGTGGTCGGCGCCGGCGTGCCGAGCTCGGTGCAGGTGATGGAAGTCGAGGTCGATACCTGGCTCGGCCATGTACGCGTGCTCAATGCCTATACGGGCCTCGCGATCGGCAAGCTCGCCGCGCCGACGCTGGCGCGAAGCCAGGCCGCAGGCGCGGTGATCCAGGGCATCGGCTACGCACTCTATGAGACGCGGGAGATCGATCCTTCGAGCGGCCATATCCTGAGCGGCAGCATGGAGGATTACCGCATTCCGGGGATTGCCGACATGCCGAAACTGGACGTGCATTTCGACGAGGCCGGTTTCGAGCATGTGCCGGGCGGCAGCGTCGGCATCGGCGAAGTCGCCACCGTGCCTACCTCCCCGGCGATCGCCAACGCCATCCGCGATGCGATCGGCGTGAGGCTGACCGAAATTCCGTTCCGGCCAGATCGTCTGGTGGCCGCGCTGAAAGGGAGGGATGCAGCATGA
- a CDS encoding TetR/AcrR family transcriptional regulator yields MQAKAPPQDRILDAAMRVFRRHGFRRSSIEQAAEEAGLTRQALYHHFASKEALFRAVLERLYEQGLAAEIAAAKAAEEAGLELADILVAEIGARMQSLLASLKDSPHTEELFSEHLAQARDLYQSYSNRFADEIATTIARVCRKRKLTLQSGVSVRELARCVEMAVHGTKSAFPSMQPVDAFLKQLETMLRMLIAGAMAPLAKKSPRKTGVRK; encoded by the coding sequence ATGCAGGCCAAGGCCCCTCCCCAGGACCGTATCCTCGACGCCGCCATGCGCGTGTTCCGGCGCCACGGCTTCCGCCGCTCCTCGATCGAGCAGGCGGCGGAGGAAGCCGGGCTGACGCGGCAAGCGCTCTATCATCACTTCGCCTCCAAGGAGGCGCTGTTTCGCGCCGTGCTCGAGCGGCTCTACGAGCAGGGGCTCGCTGCCGAAATCGCGGCAGCGAAGGCGGCGGAAGAAGCGGGCCTCGAGCTTGCCGACATCCTGGTCGCCGAGATCGGCGCGCGGATGCAGTCGCTGCTCGCTTCGCTCAAGGACTCGCCCCATACCGAGGAGCTGTTTTCCGAGCACCTCGCGCAGGCGCGCGACCTCTACCAGAGCTATTCCAATCGTTTCGCCGACGAGATCGCAACCACGATCGCGCGGGTGTGCCGCAAGCGAAAGCTCACGCTCCAAAGCGGCGTCAGCGTGCGCGAGCTTGCGCGCTGCGTCGAGATGGCGGTCCACGGCACCAAATCCGCTTTCCCTTCCATGCAGCCGGTCGACGCGTTCCTGAAACAGCTCGAGACCATGCTGCGCATGCTGATCGCCGGCGCGATGGCGCCCCTCGCGAAGAAGTCCCCACGCAAAACGGGAGTTCGAAAATGA
- a CDS encoding long-chain fatty acid--CoA ligase, translating into MRFIDYLDKGASLGADAPCLTMDGRDLSYREVQRLSYRIARGLARSGIEPGEKIAILSGNDPVAFACVFGISRAGAVWCPVNPRNEAAENRIILDQFDCSLLLFHSSFAPMVEAVRAELPKLRALVCLDAELPFAPSFEGWLAGLSEDLYQRETVDDLAMIPGTGGTTGKPKGVMLSGRNIEAMTALTLMGYPFRGRPVYLALAPLTHAAGVLCFPIMALGGRIVIMHHPDIGEFLNLIERYKVTHTFLPPTVIYMLLDHPRLDSANLESLQCFWYGAAPISATRLAEALRRIGPMAQLFGQTEAPMMISMMAPSEHYNADGTIAMERLASAGRISPLVQAGIMDGEGNLLPSGARGEIVVRGSLVMEGYYKNPEATAEASAHGWHHTGDIGYIDGDGYLYIVDRAKDMIITGGFNVYSIEVENALRAHEAVQDCAVIGLPDEKWGERIVAVVQPRAGQRVDATALAAFVKQRIGSLKTPKQIEVWDDLPRSKVGKVLKPDIRARLAGRSGG; encoded by the coding sequence ATGCGCTTCATTGACTACCTCGACAAAGGTGCCTCGCTCGGCGCCGATGCGCCGTGCCTCACCATGGACGGGCGCGATCTCAGCTATCGCGAAGTGCAGCGTTTGAGTTACCGCATCGCGCGCGGGCTCGCGCGATCGGGGATCGAGCCCGGCGAGAAGATCGCGATCCTCTCCGGCAACGATCCGGTCGCCTTTGCCTGCGTGTTCGGCATTTCCCGCGCGGGCGCGGTCTGGTGCCCGGTCAATCCGCGCAACGAGGCGGCCGAAAACCGCATCATTCTCGACCAGTTCGACTGCAGCCTGCTGCTGTTTCATTCAAGCTTCGCGCCGATGGTCGAGGCGGTGCGTGCGGAGCTGCCGAAGCTGCGCGCCCTCGTCTGCCTCGATGCCGAGTTACCCTTCGCGCCCTCGTTCGAGGGCTGGCTCGCGGGCCTTTCCGAAGACCTCTATCAACGCGAGACGGTCGACGACCTCGCGATGATTCCCGGCACCGGCGGCACCACCGGCAAGCCGAAGGGCGTCATGCTGTCGGGCCGCAACATCGAGGCGATGACCGCACTGACGCTGATGGGCTATCCCTTCAGGGGCCGCCCGGTCTATCTCGCGCTGGCGCCGCTGACGCATGCCGCCGGCGTCTTGTGTTTCCCGATCATGGCGCTCGGCGGCCGCATCGTGATCATGCATCACCCCGATATCGGCGAGTTCCTCAACCTGATCGAACGCTACAAGGTCACGCACACTTTCCTGCCGCCGACCGTGATCTACATGCTGCTCGATCATCCCAGGCTCGACTCCGCCAACCTCGAATCGCTGCAATGCTTCTGGTACGGCGCTGCGCCGATCTCGGCGACGCGGCTTGCGGAGGCGCTCCGGCGCATCGGGCCGATGGCGCAGTTGTTCGGCCAGACCGAAGCGCCGATGATGATCTCGATGATGGCGCCTTCCGAGCATTACAATGCCGACGGCACCATCGCCATGGAGCGCCTCGCTTCGGCCGGGCGGATCAGCCCGCTGGTGCAGGCCGGCATCATGGATGGCGAGGGCAATCTGCTGCCGTCAGGCGCACGCGGCGAGATCGTGGTCCGCGGCTCGCTGGTGATGGAGGGCTATTACAAGAATCCGGAGGCGACGGCGGAGGCCTCCGCGCATGGCTGGCACCACACCGGCGACATCGGCTACATCGACGGCGACGGCTACCTCTATATCGTCGATCGCGCCAAGGACATGATCATCACCGGCGGGTTCAACGTCTATTCGATCGAGGTCGAGAACGCGCTGCGGGCGCACGAGGCGGTGCAGGATTGCGCCGTGATCGGCCTTCCGGACGAGAAATGGGGTGAACGGATCGTCGCCGTGGTGCAGCCCCGCGCCGGCCAGCGCGTCGATGCGACGGCGTTGGCGGCGTTCGTCAAGCAGCGGATCGGCAGCCTCAAGACGCCGAAGCAGATCGAAGTCTGGGACGATCTGCCGCGCTCCAAGGTCGGCAAGGTGCTGAAGCCCGACATCCGTGCGCGGCTGGCGGGCCGCTCAGGCGGTTAG
- the ugpA gene encoding sn-glycerol-3-phosphate ABC transporter permease UgpA — MENRAIFSGRLLACLLVFPQLAISLIFFYWPAAQALWQSFLVQDAFGLSTEFVWFENYVNLLKTPEYYHAVGTTFLFSLLVVFFSLAIGLLLAVMANRNIAGVQIYRTFLIIPYAVAPAVASVLFIFMFQPGLGMIARALQRNGIDWNPVLNGTHAMILIVIVAVWNQISYNFLFFLAGLQSIPKSVIEAAAIDGARPMRRFWTIVFPLLSPTTFFLIVVNITYAFFNTLGIIDTATEGGPNGSTSTLVYKVFLDGKAGSDLGGSAAQSVILMIIVIALTAIQFRYVEKKVHY; from the coding sequence ATGGAGAACCGGGCGATATTCTCAGGCAGGCTGCTGGCCTGTCTCCTGGTGTTCCCGCAGCTTGCAATCTCCCTGATCTTCTTCTACTGGCCGGCCGCGCAGGCCCTCTGGCAATCCTTCCTGGTGCAGGATGCCTTCGGGCTCTCGACCGAGTTCGTCTGGTTCGAGAACTACGTCAACCTGCTGAAGACGCCCGAATACTATCACGCGGTCGGCACCACGTTCCTGTTCTCGCTGCTGGTCGTGTTCTTCTCGCTTGCGATCGGCCTCCTGCTCGCCGTGATGGCGAACCGCAACATTGCGGGCGTGCAGATCTATCGCACCTTTCTCATCATTCCCTACGCAGTCGCGCCTGCGGTCGCGAGCGTGCTGTTCATCTTCATGTTCCAGCCCGGGCTCGGCATGATCGCGCGCGCCCTGCAGCGTAACGGCATCGACTGGAATCCGGTGCTCAACGGCACGCATGCCATGATCCTCATCGTCATCGTCGCCGTCTGGAACCAGATCAGCTACAATTTCCTGTTCTTTCTCGCCGGCCTGCAGTCGATCCCCAAGAGCGTGATCGAGGCCGCCGCGATCGACGGCGCGCGGCCGATGCGGCGGTTCTGGACCATCGTGTTCCCGCTGCTGTCGCCGACGACGTTCTTCCTGATCGTCGTCAACATCACCTACGCCTTCTTCAACACGCTCGGCATCATCGATACCGCGACCGAAGGCGGCCCGAACGGCTCCACCTCGACGCTCGTCTACAAGGTTTTCCTGGACGGCAAGGCCGGCTCCGACCTCGGCGGCTCGGCCGCGCAATCCGTGATCCTGATGATCATCGTCATCGCGTTGACCGCGATCCAGTTCCGCTACGTCGAAAAGAAGGTCCATTACTGA
- the ugpB gene encoding sn-glycerol-3-phosphate ABC transporter substrate-binding protein UgpB, with translation MALRHFGAATAFAVTVGMTASPALAATEIQWWHAMTGPNNDVVVKLANDFNASQSDYKIVPTFKGSYADTLNAGIAAFRAGNAPGIMQVFEVGTATMMAAKGAIKPVSDLMKEQGEKFDPQSYLPAITGYYSTAKGEMLSFPFNSSSMVMWANLDALKKAGIDAPPKTWPEVFADAKKLHATSPTCGFSSSWITWGLIEQFSAWHNIPIGTKANGLDGFDTVLEFNNPLETKLLENLVELQKDKSYDYSGRTNTGEGRFTSGECPLYMTSSAFYPNVKANAKFNYTAVPMPYFPDAKDAPQNSIIGGASLWVMGGKSKEEYKGIAKFFTFLSDTDRQVYLHEVSGYLPITKAAYDKTKASGFYEKNPILEVPLKELTNKPPTENSRGLRFGGMVQMRDVWSEEIEAALAGKKSAKEALDAAVSRGNQMLRQFERTATK, from the coding sequence ATGGCTCTTCGACATTTTGGAGCGGCGACCGCGTTCGCCGTCACGGTTGGCATGACGGCTTCGCCGGCACTGGCCGCGACTGAGATCCAGTGGTGGCACGCGATGACAGGCCCGAACAACGACGTCGTGGTCAAGCTTGCCAACGATTTCAACGCGTCTCAGAGCGATTACAAGATCGTTCCGACCTTCAAGGGCAGCTATGCCGACACGCTGAACGCGGGCATCGCGGCGTTCCGCGCCGGCAACGCACCGGGCATCATGCAGGTGTTCGAGGTCGGCACCGCGACCATGATGGCCGCCAAGGGCGCCATCAAGCCGGTCTCCGACCTCATGAAGGAGCAAGGCGAGAAGTTCGACCCGCAGTCCTATCTGCCGGCCATCACGGGTTACTACTCGACCGCAAAGGGCGAGATGCTCTCGTTCCCGTTCAACTCGTCGAGCATGGTGATGTGGGCCAATCTCGACGCACTGAAGAAGGCCGGCATCGACGCGCCGCCGAAGACCTGGCCCGAGGTGTTCGCCGACGCCAAGAAGCTGCATGCGACGAGCCCGACTTGCGGCTTCTCCTCGAGCTGGATCACTTGGGGCCTGATCGAGCAGTTCTCGGCCTGGCACAACATTCCGATCGGCACCAAGGCCAACGGCCTCGACGGCTTCGACACCGTGCTGGAATTCAACAACCCGCTCGAGACCAAGCTGCTCGAAAACCTCGTCGAGCTCCAGAAAGACAAGAGCTACGACTATTCGGGCCGCACCAATACCGGCGAAGGCCGCTTCACTTCGGGCGAATGCCCGCTCTACATGACGTCGTCGGCCTTCTATCCGAACGTCAAGGCGAACGCGAAGTTCAACTATACGGCCGTTCCGATGCCGTATTTCCCGGACGCAAAGGATGCGCCCCAGAACTCCATCATCGGCGGCGCCTCGCTCTGGGTGATGGGCGGCAAGTCGAAGGAAGAGTACAAGGGCATCGCCAAGTTCTTCACCTTCCTGTCCGACACCGATCGTCAGGTCTATCTGCACGAGGTCTCCGGCTATCTGCCGATCACCAAGGCGGCCTACGACAAGACCAAGGCCTCGGGCTTCTACGAGAAGAACCCGATCCTGGAAGTGCCGTTGAAGGAGCTCACCAACAAGCCGCCGACCGAGAACTCGCGCGGCCTGCGTTTCGGCGGTATGGTGCAGATGCGCGACGTCTGGTCCGAGGAGATCGAGGCGGCGCTCGCCGGCAAGAAATCGGCCAAGGAAGCGCTCGACGCCGCGGTCTCGCGCGGCAACCAGATGCTGCGTCAGTTCGAGCGGACCGCGACCAAGTAA
- the ugpE gene encoding sn-glycerol-3-phosphate ABC transporter permease UgpE produces MVEHRRFGNLLPHLVLIAGVIVVAFPVYLAIIASTHDNTVIANGQMPLYPGSHGLETYWNTIMSGTGRTTREPVGSMLVSSFIMAVGIAVGKIAISIISAYAIVFFNFPFRMATFWTIFITLMLPVEVRIFPTYKITSDLHMLDSYSGLILPLIASATATLLFRQFFMTVPKELVEASKMDGAGPIRFFFDTLLPLSVTNIAALFVILFIYGWNQYLWPLLITTRDDMQTIVIGIKKIIDVKDALTEWSVAMATAVLAMLPPVLVVVLLQRLFVKGLIETEK; encoded by the coding sequence ATGGTCGAGCATCGACGATTTGGAAATCTGTTGCCGCACCTGGTGCTGATCGCCGGCGTGATCGTGGTCGCGTTCCCGGTCTATCTCGCGATCATCGCCTCCACCCACGACAACACCGTCATCGCCAACGGCCAGATGCCGCTCTATCCGGGCAGCCACGGGCTGGAGACCTACTGGAACACCATCATGTCCGGCACCGGCAGGACCACGCGCGAGCCGGTCGGCAGCATGCTGGTGTCGAGCTTCATCATGGCGGTCGGCATCGCGGTCGGAAAGATCGCGATCTCGATCATCTCGGCCTATGCCATCGTGTTCTTCAACTTCCCGTTCCGGATGGCGACGTTCTGGACCATCTTCATCACGCTGATGCTGCCGGTCGAGGTTCGCATCTTCCCGACCTACAAGATCACCTCCGACCTGCACATGCTGGATTCCTATTCCGGCCTGATCCTGCCTCTGATCGCATCGGCGACCGCAACGCTGCTGTTCCGGCAGTTCTTCATGACGGTGCCGAAGGAGCTGGTCGAGGCCTCGAAGATGGACGGGGCCGGGCCGATCCGCTTCTTCTTCGATACGCTGCTGCCGCTCTCGGTGACCAACATCGCCGCGCTGTTCGTGATCCTCTTCATCTACGGCTGGAATCAATATCTCTGGCCGCTGCTGATCACGACGCGCGACGACATGCAGACCATCGTGATCGGCATCAAGAAGATCATCGATGTGAAGGACGCACTCACCGAATGGTCGGTCGCGATGGCCACCGCGGTGCTCGCGATGCTGCCGCCGGTGCTGGTCGTCGTGCTGCTGCAACGCCTGTTCGTCAAGGGCCTGATCGAAACGGAGAAATAG
- a CDS encoding sn-glycerol-3-phosphate import ATP-binding protein UgpC, translating into MANVTLRDVRKAYPNGFEAIKGVDVDVADGQFCVLVGPSGCGKSTLLRMVAGLETITSGEIDIGGRVVNQVEPADRDIAMVFQNYALYPHMSVFNNMAYGLRNRGMKEAEIKTRVEEAARILELGTMLTRKPGQLSGGQRQRVAMGRAIVRQPKVFLFDEPLSNLDAKLRIAMRVEIRKLQRRLNTTSIYVTHDQLEAMTLADVLVVMNGGQVEQVGNPLAIYEKPATTFVASFIGAPPMNLMSTRADEIRSQLGGADDAGILGIRPEDFVITDQTPTGGVALALTVEAIERVGAETFVYGSRAHDEQRVAATPGELPPGEVIVRIPGTEAPAIGQRIRVAAVRAKLHLFSGDGRKRIEA; encoded by the coding sequence ATGGCCAATGTGACACTGCGCGACGTCCGAAAGGCCTATCCCAACGGCTTCGAGGCCATCAAGGGCGTCGACGTCGACGTGGCCGACGGGCAGTTCTGCGTGCTGGTCGGCCCGTCGGGCTGCGGCAAGTCGACCCTGCTCCGGATGGTCGCGGGGCTCGAGACCATCACCTCCGGCGAGATCGACATCGGCGGCCGTGTCGTGAACCAGGTCGAGCCGGCCGACCGCGACATCGCGATGGTGTTCCAGAACTACGCGCTCTATCCGCATATGAGCGTGTTCAACAACATGGCTTACGGCCTGCGCAATCGCGGCATGAAGGAAGCCGAGATCAAGACCCGCGTCGAGGAGGCCGCGCGCATTCTCGAGCTCGGCACGATGCTCACCCGCAAGCCGGGACAACTCTCCGGCGGCCAGCGCCAGCGCGTCGCCATGGGCCGCGCCATCGTGCGCCAGCCGAAGGTGTTCCTGTTCGACGAGCCGCTCTCCAACCTCGACGCCAAGCTGCGCATCGCGATGCGGGTGGAGATCCGCAAATTGCAGCGCCGGCTCAACACGACGTCGATCTACGTCACCCACGACCAGCTCGAGGCAATGACGCTCGCCGACGTTCTGGTCGTGATGAATGGCGGCCAGGTCGAGCAGGTCGGCAATCCTCTCGCGATCTACGAGAAGCCCGCGACGACCTTCGTCGCCTCCTTCATCGGCGCACCGCCGATGAACCTGATGTCGACGCGCGCGGATGAGATCAGGTCGCAGCTCGGTGGCGCTGACGACGCCGGCATCCTCGGCATCCGTCCCGAAGATTTCGTCATCACCGACCAGACGCCAACAGGCGGCGTCGCACTCGCTCTTACCGTGGAAGCAATCGAGCGCGTCGGCGCAGAGACTTTCGTCTACGGCTCGCGCGCCCATGACGAGCAGCGCGTTGCTGCCACCCCGGGCGAGCTGCCGCCCGGCGAGGTCATCGTCCGCATCCCCGGAACCGAGGCGCCTGCCATCGGCCAGAGGATCCGTGTCGCCGCAGTCCGCGCCAAGCTGCATCTGTTCAGCGGTGACGGCCGCAAGCGGATCGAGGCCTGA